The Methanobacterium lacus genome includes a region encoding these proteins:
- a CDS encoding CBS domain-containing protein produces MLVKEIMAKDIISVHVPGNRANALEIMRKKKVSGLPVVKNGTDQLVGVLTRTDLVENPDEEQIALIMTRDIITASPDDSVKTVAEKMINNNIRRIPIVEEGRLVGLVTASDLVNKALWKMEIQEPAEDYMIQNIPTSWEGTPLNVAFEIMRYYRLKVLLGLNNDGKLTGILTETDFIEESEVVSERTVHNTSVGTEGDKWSWDSKSVLYVIKNHLKFSDKKIKDVANTDLVIVTTKTSVQECANKMRQRNIEQIPVIDVEGDLVGLVRAVDLIKAIND; encoded by the coding sequence ATGCTTGTAAAAGAAATAATGGCAAAGGATATTATCTCGGTTCATGTTCCTGGAAATCGTGCAAACGCCCTTGAAATCATGAGAAAGAAGAAAGTATCTGGATTGCCTGTAGTAAAAAATGGAACTGATCAATTGGTAGGCGTACTAACAAGAACAGATCTTGTTGAAAATCCTGATGAAGAACAGATAGCACTGATAATGACTCGAGACATCATTACTGCATCACCAGATGATAGTGTTAAAACCGTTGCAGAGAAGATGATCAACAACAACATCAGAAGAATACCCATAGTTGAGGAAGGAAGATTAGTAGGACTTGTAACAGCTTCAGATTTAGTTAATAAAGCGCTCTGGAAGATGGAAATTCAGGAACCTGCAGAGGATTACATGATCCAAAACATCCCAACCAGTTGGGAAGGTACTCCTTTAAATGTTGCCTTCGAAATAATGCGATACTACAGACTAAAAGTACTTCTTGGATTGAACAACGACGGTAAACTCACAGGAATACTTACTGAAACAGATTTTATAGAAGAAAGTGAAGTTGTTTCCGAGAGAACTGTGCACAACACTTCTGTAGGTACAGAAGGTGATAAATGGTCTTGGGACAGTAAGAGCGTCCTTTACGTCATTAAGAACCATCTTAAATTCTCTGATAAAAAGATCAAAGATGTTGCAAACACAGACCTTGTTATAGTTACAACGAAAACCTCGGTACAAGAATGTGCAAATAAAATGAGGCAGAGAAACATCGAACAAATTCCTGTTATTGATGTTGAAGGAGACCTTGTAGGACTAGTAAGAGCCGTTGACTTAATAAAAGCCATAAATGATTAA
- a CDS encoding universal stress protein: protein MYKKILLPTDGSEFANKAAEHAIWIANASGAEIIALNVIETSSLVGLPAEDLIVRIKDMLKEEGRQALEHIFEMASKESVEEGELKVTLKTKEGSPADVILKTIEKEDVDLVVIGTSGKHGLDRFLLGSVTEKVVRSAKCPVLAVH from the coding sequence ATGTACAAAAAAATACTTTTACCAACAGATGGTTCAGAATTTGCAAATAAAGCTGCAGAACACGCAATATGGATTGCTAACGCCAGTGGAGCCGAAATAATTGCATTAAATGTTATAGAAACCTCATCACTCGTTGGATTGCCTGCAGAGGATCTCATAGTCAGAATTAAGGATATGCTCAAGGAAGAAGGAAGACAGGCATTAGAACACATATTTGAAATGGCGAGCAAAGAATCTGTTGAGGAAGGGGAACTGAAAGTAACCCTCAAAACAAAGGAAGGTTCACCCGCAGATGTCATCCTAAAAACAATTGAAAAAGAGGATGTTGATCTGGTAGTAATTGGAACTTCAGGAAAACATGGTTTGGACAGATTCCTGCTGGGAAGTGTCACAGAAAAGGTTGTAAGATCTGCTAAGTGTCCTGTTTTAGCCGTGCATTAA